Proteins from one Ardenticatena maritima genomic window:
- the prfA gene encoding peptide chain release factor 1, translating to MIEKVEQIVARYNELTHLMSQPEIATDPDRLREYGQEAASLEPLVALHREYREVERALNDARAMLEEDLDDEMEALVREEIRQLEEKLEQLTEAIKVELLPKDPNDEKDVILEIRAGAGGDEAALFAADLARMYTRYAEKQGWKTEVISANETGIGGYKEIIMEIKGRGAYSRLKYESGVHRVQRVPATESSGRIHTSTATVAVLPEMDEVEVEINPEDLRIDVFRSGGHGGQSVNTTDSAVRITHIPTGIVVTSQDERSQLQNRQRAMKVLRARLYELEQRKRQEEISSARRSQVGTGERSEKIRTYNFPQNRVTDHRIGLTLYKLDQVLDGDLDEFIDELATTDQARRLAELEAEEHA from the coding sequence ATGATTGAAAAAGTCGAACAGATTGTCGCCCGGTATAACGAACTGACGCACCTCATGTCGCAACCGGAAATCGCGACCGACCCCGACCGCTTGCGTGAATATGGGCAAGAAGCGGCGTCGCTGGAGCCGCTTGTCGCGTTGCATCGCGAGTACCGCGAGGTGGAGCGGGCGCTGAATGATGCGCGCGCCATGCTTGAAGAAGACCTGGACGACGAAATGGAAGCGCTGGTGCGCGAAGAGATTCGCCAGCTGGAAGAGAAGCTGGAACAGTTGACCGAGGCGATCAAGGTTGAGTTGTTGCCCAAAGACCCCAACGATGAAAAGGACGTTATCCTTGAAATTCGGGCGGGCGCGGGGGGCGACGAAGCCGCCTTGTTTGCCGCTGACCTGGCGCGCATGTACACGCGCTACGCTGAAAAGCAGGGGTGGAAGACCGAAGTCATCAGCGCCAACGAGACGGGGATTGGCGGCTACAAGGAAATCATCATGGAAATCAAGGGGCGTGGCGCGTATTCACGCTTGAAATACGAAAGCGGCGTGCACCGCGTCCAGCGCGTCCCCGCGACGGAGTCGAGCGGGCGTATTCATACCAGCACCGCAACCGTTGCCGTGTTGCCCGAAATGGATGAGGTGGAAGTGGAAATCAACCCCGAGGATTTGCGTATTGACGTGTTCCGCTCCGGCGGGCATGGTGGGCAAAGCGTCAACACCACCGACTCGGCGGTTCGTATCACCCATATTCCCACGGGCATTGTTGTCACGTCGCAGGATGAACGCTCACAGCTGCAGAACCGCCAGCGCGCCATGAAAGTGTTGCGGGCGCGGCTCTACGAGCTGGAACAGCGCAAGCGCCAGGAAGAAATCAGTTCCGCGCGGCGCAGTCAGGTGGGCACGGGGGAACGCAGTGAGAAAATCCGCACGTACAACTTCCCCCAAAACCGCGTGACCGACCACCGCATTGGGTTGACGCTCTACAAACTCGACCAGGTGCTGGACGGCGATCTGGACGAATTCATTGACGAATTGGCAACCACCGACCAGGCGCGCCGCTTGGCGGAACTGGAAGCCGAGGAGCACGCGTGA
- the prmC gene encoding peptide chain release factor N(5)-glutamine methyltransferase codes for MKTVREALQWGAARLQHASTTPRLDAEVLLADVLGVSRAGLIARLHDTLARDAFKAFQGRIARRERGEPVAYIVGRKAFYGRDFLVDARVLIPRPETELLVERALARLADVPAPRIADIGTGSGCIAVTLAAERPDAHLIATDVSEGALAVARANAERHGVADRVDFRRGSLLEPLDAPVHLIVANLPYVGTDEMEILAPDVATYEPHVALFAGPDGLALIRDLLAQVSPAVLLPGGALLLEIGYAQGEAVARLVRERWPHAQVVLHRDLAGLDRVVEISDLWLTAEA; via the coding sequence GTGAAAACCGTCCGCGAGGCGTTGCAATGGGGAGCGGCGCGTTTGCAACACGCCAGCACCACCCCGCGCCTGGACGCCGAAGTGCTGTTGGCGGATGTGTTGGGCGTCTCCCGCGCCGGCTTGATTGCCCGCCTGCATGACACGCTCGCGCGCGATGCCTTCAAGGCGTTTCAGGGGCGCATTGCGCGGCGCGAGCGGGGTGAGCCCGTCGCGTACATTGTCGGGCGTAAAGCATTCTACGGGCGTGATTTTCTGGTGGACGCCCGCGTGCTGATTCCTCGCCCCGAAACCGAGTTGCTGGTGGAGCGTGCGCTGGCGCGGCTCGCCGACGTGCCCGCTCCGCGCATTGCCGACATTGGCACGGGAAGCGGCTGTATCGCCGTGACGCTGGCGGCGGAGCGTCCCGATGCGCATCTGATTGCCACCGATGTCAGCGAAGGGGCGCTGGCGGTGGCGCGCGCCAACGCCGAACGGCATGGCGTCGCCGACCGTGTGGATTTTCGGCGCGGCTCGCTGCTGGAACCGCTGGATGCGCCTGTGCATCTCATCGTCGCCAATTTGCCCTATGTGGGCACCGACGAGATGGAGATTCTCGCGCCCGATGTGGCCACCTACGAACCGCACGTGGCGTTGTTTGCCGGTCCAGACGGCTTGGCGCTGATTCGGGACTTGCTGGCGCAGGTGTCGCCGGCGGTGTTGTTGCCCGGCGGGGCGCTCTTGCTGGAAATCGGCTATGCGCAGGGGGAAGCCGTGGCGCGCCTGGTGCGTGAACGGTGGCCGCATGCGCAGGTCGTGCTTCACCGCGACCTGGCGGGGCTTGACCGTGTGGTAGAAATCAGCGATTTGTGGTTGACGGCCGAAGCCTAG
- a CDS encoding glycosyltransferase family 4 protein: MTTLGIDASRALRARRTGTERYAYELVVRLSALAHRAGWRVRLYTDQPPPPALRAAAPHAEWVVMPRPRLWTHTALAPELRRRPPDLFFEPAHVLPLWHPPASVVTVHDVGYEYFPDAHTRFQRFYLRLTTRWHVRAARLILADSHATRNDLVRLYAAPPARVRVVYPGVDLAHFAPRPPDAVAAVRARYGIHGRYLLYVGTLQPRKNLRRVLDAFAQTAPAFPDVQLVLVGAAGWRMDAFADLLTALGDRVVRTGYVDDAELPALYTGAVALVFPSLFEGFGFPVLEAHACGTPVIASTTTSLPEVAGDAALLVNPLETNAIADAMRRLLEDDALRADLAARGRANAARFTWDASAAHVWDALMEAYRG, translated from the coding sequence ATGACCACCCTCGGCATTGACGCCAGCCGCGCCTTGCGCGCCCGCCGTACCGGCACCGAACGCTACGCCTATGAACTCGTCGTGCGGTTGAGTGCGCTTGCGCACCGCGCCGGCTGGCGTGTGCGGCTCTACACCGACCAGCCCCCGCCCCCTGCATTGCGCGCCGCCGCCCCCCACGCCGAATGGGTCGTCATGCCGCGCCCGCGCCTCTGGACACATACCGCCCTCGCGCCGGAACTGCGCCGCCGCCCACCCGACCTCTTTTTCGAGCCGGCGCACGTGTTGCCGCTGTGGCATCCGCCCGCCAGCGTCGTCACTGTGCACGATGTGGGCTACGAATACTTCCCCGACGCCCACACGCGCTTTCAGCGCTTCTACCTGCGCCTGACCACCCGCTGGCATGTGCGCGCCGCCCGCCTCATCCTTGCCGACTCGCACGCCACGCGCAACGACCTTGTGCGGCTCTACGCCGCCCCCCCCGCGCGTGTGCGTGTTGTCTATCCGGGCGTGGACCTTGCGCACTTTGCCCCACGCCCCCCCGACGCCGTCGCCGCTGTACGCGCCCGCTACGGCATTCATGGGCGCTACCTGCTCTATGTGGGCACGCTGCAACCGCGCAAAAACCTGCGCCGCGTGCTGGACGCCTTTGCGCAAACAGCGCCCGCCTTCCCCGACGTGCAGTTGGTGCTGGTGGGGGCGGCCGGCTGGCGCATGGACGCTTTCGCCGACCTGCTGACCGCGTTGGGCGACCGTGTGGTGCGCACAGGGTACGTGGACGATGCGGAACTTCCCGCCCTCTACACGGGCGCGGTGGCGCTGGTCTTCCCTAGCCTGTTCGAGGGGTTTGGGTTTCCTGTGCTGGAAGCGCACGCCTGCGGCACCCCCGTGATTGCCAGCACCACCACATCGTTGCCCGAAGTGGCTGGTGATGCGGCGCTGCTCGTCAACCCGCTGGAAACCAACGCCATTGCCGACGCCATGCGCCGCCTGCTGGAAGACGACGCTTTGCGCGCCGACCTTGCCGCTCGTGGACGTGCCAACGCCGCCCGCTTCACGTGGGACGCCAGCGCCGCCCACGTGTGGGATGCGCTGATGGAGGCGTACCGTGGTTGA
- the pspAB gene encoding PspA-associated protein PspAB, translating into MERVRAWVNAILGRNVAPAPSQSDRLFALNTAQITMEVSLGLKPTGVAAIVFKALESAQFARLQAEIRDLLKIAARETQTVSHAMKDTYGYWWIVFYDDDFEELVAAMHLVTSSLEDQGFGPSLLAAVFEYVDEEEHKVYMIYNFKRGRFYPFVPTGGKTRDTAREFRIKAVLANELPIEPDTARWYPLWDLPLQRPQQGGGKSAFGNVM; encoded by the coding sequence ATGGAGCGTGTGCGGGCATGGGTGAATGCCATACTGGGGCGCAACGTCGCCCCCGCGCCTAGCCAATCGGACCGCCTCTTTGCGCTGAATACGGCGCAAATCACAATGGAAGTCTCGTTGGGTTTGAAGCCCACAGGTGTGGCGGCGATTGTCTTCAAGGCATTGGAATCGGCGCAGTTTGCACGCTTGCAAGCGGAGATTCGCGATTTGTTGAAGATTGCGGCGCGTGAGACGCAGACCGTGAGCCATGCCATGAAGGATACGTATGGCTATTGGTGGATTGTGTTCTACGATGACGATTTCGAGGAGTTGGTGGCGGCTATGCACCTGGTAACCAGTTCGCTGGAAGACCAGGGCTTTGGACCGTCATTGCTCGCGGCGGTCTTCGAGTATGTGGATGAAGAAGAGCACAAAGTGTACATGATTTACAATTTCAAGCGGGGGCGCTTTTATCCGTTTGTCCCCACAGGTGGCAAAACACGCGATACCGCGCGCGAGTTTCGTATCAAAGCAGTGCTGGCGAACGAATTACCCATCGAGCCAGACACCGCCCGCTGGTATCCACTGTGGGATTTACCGCTCCAACGCCCACAGCAGGGGGGCGGCAAGTCTGCTTTTGGCAATGTGATGTGA
- a CDS encoding RNA polymerase sigma factor, translated as MQRRMTRTRISKQEKERFRRLIERHFDELYEYAARELRYLEALGALAPGAVTPAEVINEAVIAAWDMWRTRRGKQRATVSGRTLLYSAVRRALATLARQYQMTSGDISIEDVLVDPEADQQLWAYWEPDDVTTFEDIIPDEEHESTEEEALEEIEVEEAEALLNQLPPLQRQAFILHAIHGLPLEETARLLNTSIQAVQKAVQEARQQLKQVG; from the coding sequence ATGCAACGGCGCATGACGCGAACACGCATTTCCAAGCAAGAAAAAGAACGGTTCCGCCGCCTGATTGAGCGGCACTTCGATGAGTTGTACGAATACGCCGCGCGTGAATTGCGCTACCTGGAAGCGCTGGGCGCGCTTGCACCAGGCGCCGTGACGCCCGCCGAGGTCATCAACGAAGCCGTCATTGCTGCGTGGGATATGTGGCGCACTCGGCGCGGCAAACAGCGCGCAACCGTTTCAGGGCGAACCTTGCTCTATAGCGCCGTGCGTCGTGCGTTAGCCACACTGGCACGTCAATATCAGATGACGAGCGGCGACATTTCCATTGAAGACGTGCTCGTTGACCCGGAAGCCGACCAGCAATTGTGGGCGTATTGGGAGCCGGACGACGTGACCACGTTCGAGGACATCATTCCGGATGAGGAACACGAATCGACGGAAGAGGAAGCCCTGGAAGAGATTGAAGTGGAGGAAGCCGAAGCGCTGTTGAACCAGTTGCCGCCGCTGCAACGGCAAGCGTTTATCTTGCACGCCATACACGGGCTCCCATTGGAAGAAACAGCGCGGTTGTTGAACACGTCAATCCAGGCCGTACAGAAAGCCGTACAAGAAGCACGCCAGCAATTGAAGCAAGTTGGTTGA
- a CDS encoding VLRF1 family aeRF1-type release factor: MTERNTIREEALERLDAEMSLRAYDLLTPEAIESLAQLRADKGVFVSLYLDMTPQRLQEAQLPVRVKRLLREAYDALEAEDTPKETLKAAKETFDRIQTFFEEEFDLTGHHGKGLVLFAAPAMDIWNIYRLPVPVRDMVYVGDRPQVRTLVRIAEEFEPTGVIFVDRRHGRLFRVFMGDIDEWAEERDDDVPGWHDQGGWSQARYQRHIEDHIERHFKKVAEDARRFFEQAPITRLILAGQSENTKAFEEFLPNDLRQKVAAHIPMEHFAGLRDILERVLEVEQQIERQVEAERFQKLQDAYHTGKGVMGLDETLHALNEKRVMVLLVAEGFIAPGAECTQCGWLTSKADLATCELCGGAMLRTDDVVELAIERAVEQADDIDVIRGELREKMLQEAGGIGAILRY; this comes from the coding sequence ATGACCGAACGCAACACCATCCGAGAAGAAGCACTGGAACGTCTGGACGCGGAGATGAGCCTCCGGGCATACGATTTGCTCACGCCCGAAGCCATTGAATCGCTGGCACAGTTGCGTGCCGATAAAGGCGTCTTTGTCTCGCTCTATCTGGACATGACACCCCAACGCCTGCAAGAAGCGCAATTGCCCGTGCGGGTAAAGCGCTTGTTGCGTGAGGCGTATGACGCATTGGAAGCCGAAGACACACCCAAAGAAACGCTGAAAGCCGCCAAAGAGACGTTTGACCGCATTCAAACGTTCTTTGAAGAAGAATTTGACCTGACGGGGCATCACGGCAAGGGGCTGGTGCTGTTTGCTGCACCGGCAATGGACATCTGGAACATCTATCGGCTGCCCGTCCCTGTGCGCGACATGGTCTATGTCGGCGACCGCCCGCAAGTGCGCACGTTGGTACGCATTGCCGAAGAGTTTGAGCCGACGGGTGTCATCTTTGTGGACCGTCGCCATGGGCGTCTGTTCCGCGTCTTCATGGGCGATATTGACGAATGGGCGGAAGAACGCGATGACGACGTGCCCGGCTGGCACGATCAGGGCGGTTGGTCGCAAGCACGCTATCAACGCCACATTGAAGACCACATCGAACGCCACTTCAAAAAGGTTGCGGAAGATGCGCGGCGCTTCTTCGAGCAAGCGCCCATCACGCGCCTGATTCTCGCCGGGCAATCTGAAAACACGAAGGCGTTTGAGGAATTCTTGCCCAACGACCTGCGCCAGAAGGTCGCGGCGCACATTCCAATGGAACACTTCGCAGGGCTGCGCGATATCCTTGAACGCGTGCTTGAAGTTGAGCAGCAAATCGAGCGCCAGGTCGAAGCGGAACGCTTCCAAAAGTTACAGGACGCCTATCACACCGGCAAAGGGGTGATGGGGCTGGATGAGACGCTGCATGCGCTGAACGAGAAGCGCGTGATGGTGCTCCTGGTCGCTGAAGGGTTTATCGCGCCAGGGGCGGAATGCACGCAGTGCGGTTGGCTCACCAGCAAAGCCGACCTGGCGACGTGTGAACTCTGCGGTGGCGCGATGCTGCGTACTGATGACGTCGTGGAACTCGCTATCGAGCGGGCGGTGGAGCAAGCCGATGATATCGATGTGATTCGCGGCGAATTACGCGAGAAGATGCTTCAAGAAGCAGGCGGCATTGGCGCTATTCTGCGCTACTAA
- the dnaK gene encoding molecular chaperone DnaK, with translation MGKILGIDLGTTNSVMAVMEGGEPTVIPNAEGGRTTPSVVAFTKDGQRLVGQLAKRQAVVNSQNTVFSVKRLMGRRYDDPVVQKFKEHAPYEIVPGPQGDARVKIPATGKVYTPQEISAMILQKLKADAEAYLGEPVTQAVITVPAYFNDSQRQATKDAGKIAGLEVLRIINEPTAAALAYGLDKKKDETILVFDLGGGTFDVSILDVGDGVVEVRATAGDTFLGGDDWDQRIVDWMIEEFKKDQGIDLRNDRQALQRLKEAAEKAKIELSTLQETEINLPFITADASGPKHLQLRLTRAKFEQMTEDLVERLKGPFNQALKDAGLTAKDIDEVVLVGGSTRMPMVQNLVRQLTGKEPHKGVNPDEVVAIGAAIQAGVLAGEVKDVLLLDVTPLSLGVETLGGVMTVLIPRNTTIPTRKCEIFSTAEDNQTAVDIHVLQGERPLAKDNMTLGRFRLEGIPPAPRGVPQIEVCFDIDANGILHVSAKDKATGKEQSITITASTNLSKEEVERLVREAELHAEEDRRRKEYIELRNRADALAYQIDKQLRELGEQLPADVKADIENKVQAVRDALEADDEARLRTALSELEQAAMQMGQAAYQQAQAGAAPDSGASTTGGADDDVVEGEYREA, from the coding sequence ATGGGCAAGATTCTGGGCATTGACCTTGGGACGACCAACTCGGTCATGGCCGTGATGGAAGGCGGTGAGCCGACGGTCATTCCCAACGCCGAAGGTGGTCGCACAACGCCATCTGTGGTGGCGTTTACCAAGGACGGACAACGCTTGGTGGGGCAATTGGCGAAACGCCAGGCGGTGGTCAACTCGCAAAACACCGTTTTCTCGGTGAAGCGCTTGATGGGCCGCCGCTATGATGACCCCGTTGTGCAAAAATTCAAGGAACACGCGCCGTATGAAATCGTCCCCGGCCCGCAGGGTGACGCCCGCGTGAAGATTCCGGCGACCGGCAAGGTGTACACGCCGCAAGAAATCAGCGCGATGATTCTGCAAAAGCTGAAAGCCGACGCCGAAGCCTACCTGGGCGAACCGGTCACACAAGCGGTCATTACGGTGCCGGCGTACTTCAACGACAGCCAACGCCAGGCGACGAAGGACGCGGGCAAGATTGCCGGGCTGGAAGTGCTGCGCATCATCAACGAGCCGACGGCGGCGGCGCTTGCGTATGGTCTGGACAAGAAGAAGGACGAAACCATCCTGGTCTTCGACCTTGGTGGTGGGACGTTCGACGTCTCGATTCTGGACGTGGGCGATGGCGTGGTCGAAGTGCGTGCCACCGCTGGTGATACGTTCCTCGGTGGTGACGACTGGGACCAACGCATCGTGGACTGGATGATTGAAGAGTTCAAGAAAGACCAAGGGATTGACCTGCGCAACGACCGCCAGGCGTTGCAGCGCTTGAAAGAAGCCGCCGAGAAGGCGAAGATTGAACTCTCGACGTTGCAAGAAACCGAAATCAACCTGCCGTTCATCACGGCGGACGCTAGCGGTCCGAAGCACTTGCAACTGCGCCTGACGCGCGCCAAGTTCGAGCAGATGACCGAAGACCTGGTCGAGCGCCTGAAAGGTCCGTTCAACCAGGCGTTGAAAGACGCCGGTTTGACGGCGAAGGACATTGACGAAGTGGTGCTTGTGGGTGGCTCGACCCGTATGCCGATGGTGCAGAACCTGGTGCGCCAGTTGACCGGCAAGGAACCGCACAAGGGCGTCAACCCGGACGAAGTGGTGGCGATTGGTGCGGCTATCCAAGCCGGTGTGTTGGCGGGCGAAGTGAAGGACGTGCTCTTGCTGGACGTGACGCCGCTGTCGCTGGGTGTTGAAACGTTGGGTGGCGTGATGACGGTGCTCATCCCGCGCAACACGACCATCCCAACGCGCAAGTGCGAAATTTTCAGCACGGCGGAAGATAACCAGACGGCGGTGGACATCCACGTCCTGCAAGGTGAGCGCCCGTTGGCGAAGGACAACATGACGCTTGGGCGCTTCCGCCTGGAAGGGATCCCGCCCGCACCGCGTGGTGTGCCGCAAATCGAAGTCTGCTTCGATATTGACGCCAACGGTATCTTGCACGTCTCGGCGAAGGATAAAGCGACCGGCAAAGAGCAGAGCATCACCATCACGGCGAGCACCAACCTGAGCAAGGAAGAAGTCGAACGGTTGGTGCGCGAAGCCGAACTGCACGCCGAAGAAGACCGCCGGCGCAAGGAATACATCGAACTGCGCAACCGTGCGGACGCGCTGGCATACCAGATTGACAAGCAGTTGCGCGAACTCGGTGAACAGTTGCCGGCGGACGTGAAAGCCGACATCGAAAACAAGGTGCAAGCCGTGCGCGACGCGCTCGAAGCCGACGATGAAGCCCGCTTGCGCACTGCGTTGAGCGAACTTGAACAAGCCGCCATGCAAATGGGGCAAGCCGCGTACCAGCAGGCTCAGGCGGGTGCCGCTCCCGACAGCGGTGCTTCGACCACGGGTGGCGCTGACGACGACGTGGTCGAAGGCGAATACCGCGAAGCCTAA
- a CDS encoding glycosyltransferase family 9 protein, whose product MRRLLVVKPADLGDLLFVTPALRALRETFPHARIDLFAPPRSAFLLRDCPYVDEIVAFDKYAFDDPRALLSPRGWWALARLAWDLRRRRYDALVIPRHLTTALGALKFAALALASGAPIRAGLDNGRGWFLTHRVPDEGFGARHEVEYDLAVVATLGARTRDHRLWLPCDERAEAWAEALVQHWARPLVVMHPGSGAYSTARRWPAEHFAALADAWYARHGGTVALVDATADITSVVCTHAQAPLVDLGGRTTLLQTIALLRRADLFVGNDSGPLHLAAAAGVPVVGVYGPSNWRAWGPWGAHTAVVHRDLPCQPCFYRGHSLGLPDGCPDRPCLTGLAPERVLAVMEQMAKR is encoded by the coding sequence ATGCGCCGCCTGCTCGTGGTGAAACCCGCCGACCTGGGCGATTTGCTCTTTGTCACGCCCGCACTGCGCGCCCTGCGTGAAACGTTCCCACACGCCCGCATTGACCTGTTTGCGCCGCCGCGTTCGGCGTTTTTGCTGCGCGATTGCCCCTACGTGGACGAAATTGTGGCGTTCGACAAATACGCCTTTGACGACCCGCGCGCCCTGTTGTCGCCGCGCGGCTGGTGGGCATTGGCGCGGCTCGCGTGGGACCTGCGCCGCCGCCGCTACGATGCGCTGGTCATCCCGCGCCATCTGACAACGGCGTTGGGGGCGCTGAAATTTGCCGCGCTGGCGCTTGCCAGTGGTGCGCCCATTCGCGCGGGGCTGGACAACGGGCGGGGCTGGTTCCTCACCCACCGCGTCCCCGATGAGGGGTTCGGCGCACGCCACGAAGTCGAATATGACCTGGCGGTGGTGGCAACACTGGGCGCACGCACGCGCGACCACCGTTTGTGGCTTCCATGCGATGAGCGCGCCGAGGCGTGGGCGGAGGCGCTTGTTCAGCATTGGGCGCGCCCGCTGGTGGTGATGCACCCCGGCAGTGGGGCGTACAGCACGGCGCGGCGCTGGCCCGCCGAGCATTTTGCCGCGCTCGCGGATGCCTGGTATGCGCGGCATGGCGGCACGGTTGCCTTGGTGGACGCCACAGCGGACATCACCAGCGTTGTGTGTACGCACGCCCAAGCCCCCCTGGTGGACCTGGGCGGACGCACCACCTTGCTCCAAACCATTGCGTTGTTGCGCCGCGCCGACCTGTTTGTAGGCAACGATAGCGGTCCCCTGCACCTGGCGGCGGCGGCGGGTGTGCCCGTCGTGGGGGTGTATGGTCCTTCCAACTGGCGGGCGTGGGGACCGTGGGGCGCGCACACGGCGGTTGTACACCGTGATTTGCCGTGCCAGCCCTGCTTCTATCGGGGGCATAGTTTGGGGCTTCCCGATGGCTGCCCCGACCGCCCCTGCCTGACGGGGCTTGCCCCCGAACGAGTGTTGGCAGTGATGGAGCAGATGGCGAAGCGTTGA
- a CDS encoding SWIM zinc finger family protein, with protein MIDSSMISKIQKAKEYASEPHRIQFKQFTVQFDGIHDGHTVTYNEGQWHCDCHYFEGHGICSHTMAMERVLGVMLPEREQETP; from the coding sequence ATGATCGATTCAAGCATGATCAGCAAGATCCAGAAGGCGAAAGAATACGCTAGCGAGCCCCATCGCATTCAATTCAAACAATTCACTGTCCAATTCGACGGCATTCACGACGGCCACACGGTAACCTACAATGAAGGTCAATGGCACTGCGATTGCCACTACTTCGAGGGGCATGGTATTTGCAGCCACACCATGGCGATGGAACGCGTGTTGGGCGTCATGCTGCCGGAGCGTGAACAAGAGACCCCATGA
- a CDS encoding L-threonylcarbamoyladenylate synthase: MAMETRVLPADDPQALEEAVQLLLAGQVIAHPTDTVYGVAADSGNADAIRRLYEVKERPLDKAIPVLLGDIADMLKVADYVSPAAWKLAEAFWPGGLTLVVPVRPCMPAILTAGQRTIAVRLPDHETPRELARRLGRPIAATSANLSGQPSPATAEEVLAQLQGRVSLVLDGGPAREGIASTIVDVSTPTPRILREGPISAAEIAEVLGIEIA; the protein is encoded by the coding sequence ATGGCGATGGAAACGCGCGTCTTGCCTGCTGATGACCCCCAGGCACTGGAAGAAGCCGTGCAATTGCTCCTGGCGGGGCAGGTGATTGCCCACCCAACCGATACGGTGTACGGCGTGGCGGCTGACAGCGGCAACGCCGACGCCATTCGGCGGCTCTATGAGGTCAAAGAACGCCCGCTGGACAAAGCCATTCCCGTGTTGTTGGGCGACATTGCCGATATGCTCAAAGTCGCCGACTACGTCTCACCCGCCGCCTGGAAACTCGCCGAAGCCTTTTGGCCCGGCGGTTTGACGCTGGTTGTGCCTGTGCGCCCCTGCATGCCCGCCATTCTGACCGCCGGACAGCGCACCATTGCCGTGCGCCTACCCGACCACGAGACGCCCCGTGAACTGGCGCGCCGTCTGGGGCGACCGATTGCCGCCACCAGCGCCAACCTTTCAGGGCAACCCAGCCCCGCCACCGCCGAAGAGGTGCTGGCGCAGTTGCAGGGGCGTGTGTCGCTCGTGCTGGACGGCGGTCCGGCGCGCGAGGGGATAGCGTCCACCATTGTGGATGTGAGCACGCCCACGCCGCGCATCTTGCGCGAGGGACCGATCAGCGCGGCGGAGATTGCCGAGGTGCTGGGAATTGAAATCGCCTGA
- the htpX gene encoding zinc metalloprotease HtpX encodes MKQSWYRPDPQLQIRMFLTMFLLAVVYLLFVAVMLMSGARATTTFLFALVMLGVQYFFSDKLVLMSAGARVVERDEAPELYEMVARLAQQADLPMPKVAIVPSRVPNAFATGRDQRHAVVAVTRGLLDLLTPSELEAVLAHELTHIRNRDVAVMTMASFFATVAQLVARWLMWAGFGGSRRRRNGGSIAFVWLVSLLVWLVSFFLLRALSRYREYAADRGAALLTGSPSALASALLKISGAMNRVPQRDLREVEGLSAFFIVPAGVQNLFIELISTHPPLEKRLAYLERLQQEMAQ; translated from the coding sequence ATGAAACAATCATGGTATAGACCGGACCCGCAATTACAGATACGAATGTTCCTCACCATGTTTTTGCTGGCGGTGGTCTATTTGCTCTTTGTTGCTGTTATGCTTATGTCGGGGGCGCGCGCCACGACGACATTCTTGTTTGCATTGGTCATGTTGGGAGTCCAGTACTTTTTCAGCGATAAACTGGTGCTGATGTCGGCTGGTGCGCGTGTCGTTGAACGCGATGAAGCCCCGGAATTGTATGAGATGGTGGCGCGCTTGGCGCAACAAGCCGACCTCCCCATGCCCAAAGTGGCGATTGTTCCCTCACGTGTACCAAACGCCTTCGCCACCGGGCGCGACCAGCGCCACGCAGTTGTTGCCGTGACGCGAGGGTTGCTCGATCTCCTCACACCGAGCGAACTGGAAGCTGTCTTAGCGCACGAATTGACGCACATTCGCAATCGTGATGTGGCCGTGATGACGATGGCGAGTTTTTTTGCCACGGTTGCGCAGCTGGTGGCGCGCTGGTTGATGTGGGCAGGATTTGGCGGTAGTCGCCGCCGTCGCAACGGGGGCAGTATCGCGTTCGTCTGGTTGGTCTCGTTGTTGGTCTGGCTTGTGAGTTTCTTCTTGTTGCGGGCCTTGTCGCGCTATCGCGAGTATGCCGCCGACCGTGGTGCGGCACTTCTCACCGGTTCGCCCAGCGCGCTGGCAAGTGCCTTGCTCAAAATCAGCGGGGCGATGAATCGCGTCCCACAACGAGATTTGCGGGAAGTTGAAGGCTTGTCGGCGTTTTTCATTGTGCCGGCTGGTGTGCAAAATTTGTTCATCGAACTTATCAGCACCCACCCACCATTGGAAAAACGCCTGGCGTACCTGGAACGCTTGCAGCAGGAAATGGCACAATAG